The DNA sequence GCAACCACCCCCGGGAAGCCTCTTGAGCTCCGTGAAGGTGTGCTGCTTTTCTCTTGACTGTCTCTTAGCGCCTTCCGGGGACTGCGGTTTCTTAGCGTGAAGTTCCTGAATCCGGCTGTCAATCAGAGAACACAACCAGCATAAAAACAGGGCCGGCTCATAAAGAGCCGGCCCTGGAGGTGCAGCGTAAAACTTACTGCTGGCCTTCTTCGGTGCTGTCCTCGGTGGCCTGGGTGCCTTCGTCGGCGTGGGCCTCGGCCTTGATCTCCTCGATGGTCGCGTCGCCTTCGAGCACAGCGGCGGCGGCTTCCTCGGACAGTTCGCCGGCGGCAACCAGACCGGCCACCTGGGCAGCCTGGGTCTCGGCTTCGGCTTCCTCGGCGGTCATGCGCGGCGGCAGCACGCTGATGACGACGCTGTCCTCAGCCACGGCCAGCTTGCAGCCTTCGGGCAGCTTGACGTCACCGGCGGTCACGTGGTCACCGATGTTCAGGCGGCTGACGTCCACGGTCAGTTCCTGGGGAATGCGGCGCGGGCCGGGAGCCACGATGCTGAGGTTGTGCAGCACGATGTCCACCAGGCCGCCCATGATCTCGCCCTGGCTCTTGCCGGTGGTATGCACAGGCACAGACACTTCGATGGGCTCACCGTAGGTGACCATGTAGAAATCCACGTGGATGGGCCTGCGGCGGCGCTTGTCCATCTGCACGGTCTTGACCAGTGCGGGGAAGGTCTCGCCGCCTTCGACGGCGATATCGAACAGGCCGGTGGTGCTCTGCTGACGGAAGGCGCGGTCAAAGGCCTTGCGGTCCAGGGTAAAAGAAACGTTCTTTTCCTTGTTGTAGGCGACGGCGGGGATCAGGCCTTCGGCCAGCTTCTCCTGGCTCTTGCGGGGTTTGGCATTCAGTTCCATGTGCTCTCTCTCCTTGGCGTTTCTTCGCCGCCTCACTCTCGCCGCGCGCCGGATCTGGGATCTCTGTGGACCAGCAAAACCGGGGGCGGGGGCGGACGTGCAACCGTGACAGTGTAGCAAACCCCGCCTGCTGGGTGGAAGGCCCATGCGCCGCTCTGCTAAACTCCGCACTGTTGCCGCGCGGCTCCCTGTTTTCCTGTCAAAGCCTTGCTGGAAAACCAGAGGCAGCCCCGGACAGAAACAAGGAGAAAGACATGATCAGTGTGACGGAACTGCGCAACGGTACCAAAGTGGAAATGGACGGCGGCCTGTGGGAGTGCCTGGACTACTCGCACCTCAAGATGGGCCGCGGCGGCGCCAAGGTCGTGACCAAATTCCGCAATATGGAAACCGGCAGCATCGTGGACCGCACCTTCAACAGCGGCGAAAAACTGCAGGACATCTACGTCGAGGGCAAGAAGATGCAGTACCTGTACAAGGACGGCGCCGACTACATGTTCATGGACATGGACACCTTCGAGCAGGTCACCCTGCCACCTTCGCTGGTGGGTGACGCCGCCAAGTTCATGAAAGAGAACACCGAGGTCGAAGTGGCGATGTACGGCGAGAAGGCACTGACCATCACGCTGCCCAACCAGGTCATCCTGAAGATCGTGGAGACCGACCCCGGCGTGCGCGGAGACACAGTTTCGGGCGGCACCAAGCCGGCCAAGCTGGAAACCGGCGCCGTGGTGCAGGTGCCCCTGTTCGTGGAGCAGGACACCAACGTCAAGGTGGACACCCGCACTGGCCAGTACCTGAGCCGCGCCTGAGTATGTGAGTTGGGGGGCGTCGCCACTGGGAAACCGGAGCGGCGCCTTCCGGCTTTTTGGTTAGACTGCGTTCAGCCAAACGAGCGTTAGGTGACAGGCAGCCCTGGCGGCCCTGCATGATGAAGCAGCCAGTGCACAGCCCACCCGGCACCGTCACAAGGAGGACCCATGAATCCCGAAGACCTCAAGAAGATTCTCGATGCCCTGAGCGTGGCAGATGTGCGCGAATTCAGCCTGTCGACCGGCAGCTTTGCCATGGATCTCAAGCGCGGACCCCAGGCCGTGTCGTACCCGTCCCCGGCACCCAGCGTGCCTGCACCTGTCTTTATGTCCGGCGCGGGCCATGCCCCTGCAGCTCCAGCTGCCCCCACGCCAGCCGCCCCGGCCGCTGACAGTGCGCCGGCCCTTCCCGCCGCGGCCACCCCGGCCCCCGAAGCCGAGGCCGCGCCTGCTCCAGCCAAGCCGGTCAGCGCCGGCACCCCGGTCAAGGCACCTATCGTGGGGACGTTCTATGCGTCCAGCAGCCCCGATGCGCCGCCCTACGTGAAGGTGGGCGACACCGTGCAGGCCGGACAGGTGCTGTGCATCATCGAGGCCATGAAGCTGATGAATGAGATCGAGGCCGAGCAGGGCGGCACCGTTCGCGAGATTCTGGTCAAGAACGCCGAGCCGGTTGAGTACGGCCAGACGCTGTTCATCATCGAGTGATCCGGCGCGGGCACGCTGGGAACTGCCGCGTGGACGCGGCTCCTTTCCTGACGCGCCCGGAGATTTTTCGCCGCAAAGGGGCATAGAAGCGATGTTTAAAAAGATCCTGATCGCCAACCGTGGCGAAATTGCCCTGCGCGTGATCCGCACCGCGCGCGAACTGGGCGTCAAAACTGTGGTGGTCTATTCCACTGCCGACGAGAAGAGTCTGCCGGTGCTGCTGGCCGATGAAAGCGTGTGCGTGGGTCCGCCCGCCAGCAACCAGTCCTACCTGAACATCCCCAACATCCTGTCCGCAGCGCTGATGACCGGCGCCGAGGGCATTCACCCGGGCTACGGCTTCATGGCCGAGAACCCCGACTTCGCCGAGATGTGCCGTGAGCATGGCATCGTGTTTATCGGGCCCACGCCCGAGAGCATGCGCGCGCTGGGTTCCAAGGCGGGCGGGCGTGAAATCGCTGCGGCCAGCAACGTTCCCGTGGTGCCCGGAACCGGTGTTCTGGAAGACGTGGACGCCGCGCTGCTGGCTGCCAAGCAGATCGGATATCCGGTGCTGCTCAAGGCCTCGGCCGGGGGCGGTGGTCGCGGGCAGAAGGTCATCCGTACCCAGGAAGAACTCGCCAAGGGCTTTGCACAGGCGCAGGAGGAAGCGCGGCTGTACTTCGGCGACCCGGCCATCATCATGGAGAAGTTCCTGGAGGAATTCCGGCACGTCGAAGTGCAGGTCATGGGCGACGGCAACGGCCACGTGATCCACATCGGCGAGCGTGACTGCTCGATCCAGCGGCGCAACCAGAAGCTGATCGAGGAAGCGCCCAGCACCCTGCCCGACACGCTGCGCCAGGAAATCCTGGATGCGGGCGTGCGGCTGGCCAGACACGTCAACTACGCCGGGGCCGGCACGCTGGAGTTCATCGTGGACCGCGACGGCAACTACTACTTCATGGAGATGAACACCCGCATTCAGGTGGAGCACTGCGTTTCTGAGATGATCTCGGGCCTGGACTTCGTGAAGTTGCAGCTGGAAATCGCCTCTGGTCACGGTCTGGCACTGCAGCAGGAGGACGTGAAGCTCCAGGGCCATTCCATCGAATGCCGCCTGAACGCCGAGGACCCTGACAAGGACTTCCGCCCGGCGGCGGGCAAGATCGACGACGTGCACTTCGCCGGTGGTCCCGGCGTGCGGGTGGACAGCCACTGTTACTCCGGTTACGTGATTCCGCCGCACTACGACAGCCTGATCGGCAAGCTGATCGTGCACCACGATGACCGCGAACAGGCCATCACGCGCATGAAGCGTGCCCTGGAAGAGACGGTTATTCAGGGGCCCAAGACCACCATTCCGCTGTACGTGAAGATCATGGACAACCCCTTCTATAAGCGTGGGGCCGTCATGACCAACTTCCTCAAAACCCGCATGGAGATGTAAGGGCGGTACGGCAGCGCAGAGGCCGGGGCAACCGCGCCTCTGTTTTTCTATGCTGATCCCATGACCCTGGCCATGCGTGACGCTTTGTGTTCCCGTCTGGGCGGAGTGAACTGGCCGGGAGGTCCGCTTCTGGAATTGCTGGATCTGCCGGCCACCGCGACTGTGCTGGACGTGGGGGCCGGCACCGGGTTACTCCTGCGTGAGCTGGCCGCGCGCGGCCACGATGGCCCCCTTGAAGGGCTCGATCCGCACGCCGGTCCCGGCGTGCGTCCCGGCCACGCCGAGCAGCTGCCCTACCCGTCCGGAACCTTTGACGCTGTGTTACTGGTGCGGACGCTCTCGCACCTGCCGAGTCCGCTGCGAGCGATGGCCGAGGCGCAGCGGGTCCTAAGGGCGTGTGGCCAGCTGATCGTGGCCGCGCATGGACCCGGACACCTGGCGGCTACCTGGAGGGCCCTGGGCCGCCCGGCTTCCGGACGGGGACCGGACACCCCGCTTCGTGAAGCTCTTCAGGGAAGTGGACTCACGGCGATGCGTCTCGACGCCCGGATTCCCGTCCAGGTCACGGCCGCGCACGCCCACCAGCTGGTCGAGGCTTCCGGGCTGAAGATCCATGTAAATAGCCAGCGTTTCCCGGTGCAAGACTCCCTGCATCTGACCACCTATATTGCCCGTCTCAGCTGAGGTTCAGCCCCACATCGAAGGTGGCCACCAGCCCCCGTTGCGGGGTGCCGGTGGCGCGGACCAGCATCTGGTTGCCTCCGTTGCGGTAAAGCCCGTCGGTGCTGTTGAGCGTGTCGCGACGCCCTTTTTGCCGGTAGGGCTCCAGGGCATGAACCTGATCACTCAGGGATTCCGCGAAAAACAGCTGTGAGACAAAGTCTCCACTGACCTGACCCCGGGCGTCGAGTGTGCGCAGGCGGTAATGGATATGCACCGCGCGGCCCCGGTACCAGCCGGGGTAGATCGTCTGGAAGCTGCACCTTCCCTGCGCATTGGTCGTCTGGTAACCACGCAGAAATGTCTGGCCCCGGGTGTCGGCGCCCGGGTCGTTCACGTCGCTGTACCTGCCCAGAGCGTCACAGTGCCAGACATCCACGACCACGCCGGCACGTGGCTCGCACACCCGCAGCCCCACGCGCGACACCTGGAAATTGAGGGTCAGCGGAACGCCGGCAGCGCTTCTGCCCGACCGGGTGTCGGTGCGGATATCACGCCGCCTGAGCCGCTCGTCTGTAAAGAAGGGGCCCTGGGCAGACTGTGGCCGTACCACACAGCCAGGAAGGCCAGTGGCCGGAGGGGCCGGTCTGCCCGGGGCAACCTGCCGGGCCAGCGTCATCCCTCCTGCCAGCGCCGCACCTCCGGCCAGACCGAACAATCGCAGCGCATGGCGGCGGCTCAGGACCTGCCCTACCGGCAGATCGTCATCTTCCAGGTCATGGTTCTGTCCAGGACGTTCCTGCATGCACTCCCTCCTTCCGAAGGCTGGTGGCCCTCAGATGAAGCTAGTGTGCGCCCTGACAGGCAGGTGGAGGTTAGAACCGTGCGGAAAGCTCGGGCCGGATTGTGTCTCCTATTTCAACAGGACGACAGCGCCGGCCGCAAGCGGCCGGATTGTTCTGAAAATTTGTAGTCCTGGACTTTCCCATTCCCTGAACTACTTGTCGAACTTTTCGTAGCCGGCGGCGCTGCGGCGCTGGGCACCACGCGCGTAGTCCATCTGCATTTCCACGGTGTCGTGCTTGCCTTCGGTAAAGGTCGTGTCATGGATCCAGTAGTTGAGGCGGTCGTCCCCCAGCTGCACCCACAGCTTGTGCTCGTCGGAGGCGTCACGCCAGAAGGTGACATGTGTGAACTCGTTGCGCTGCGCCCACTGCTGAACGTCCTGCAGCACCCGCTCGGCCTTGGGATGGGTCATCTGGTACTCGTGGCCGTCCGATTCGTTGCGGAACTTGATGTCAATCATGATTCAGCGTAACGGTCCGCTACGGCCCCCTGTACATGAGTTGACTGAACGACGCCTAAACGGCCTGACAGGATCTGCTGCCTGAATAAGGTCCTGGCTCGCGCCTGTCAGCTATGCGGCCGCTATGCTCGGGACCGATGACGTCTGCCGCCTCGTCCTTCCCTGCTGGACTCAAAGTCACCACACTCAATGTAAATGGGCTTCGCAGCGCCCTGCGCAAGGGACTGCGCGACTGGGTGACACGTGAAACGCCCGACGTTCTGCTCCTGCAGGAGGTGCGCGCCGACCCCATGCCCGAGGCACTTGGGGATCTGGGGTACGCCGGGGCCTGGTTCCCAGCCCAGAAGGCCGGATACAGCGGCGTGGCCGTGCTGAGCCGTCACCCGCTGGACGACGTCCTGACGGGCATGCCGCACAAGGAGATGGACGCCGAGGGCCGGGTGGTCAGTGCGGTGGTCCAGGGAGTGCGCTTTGTCAGTGTGTACCTGCCCAGTGGCAGCAGTGGGGAAGCTCGACAGGGCTTCAAGGACCGTGTGCTGGACGACTACCACGCCTGGGTACAGAGCATGCTGACCAGAGGAACGCCGGTAGTGATCGGCGGGGACTACAACATCGCCCACCGTCAGGTTGACCTCAAAAACTGGCGCAGCAACCAGAAAAACAGCGGCTTCCTGCCGCATGAACGAGAGTGGATGACGGCCCATCTTTCCGCCGGACTGGTGGACTGCCACCGCGACTGTCTGGGAGAAGTCGCCGAGTACACCTGGTGGAGCAACCGCGGGAATGCCTATGCCAACAACGTCGGCTGGCGCATCGATTACCTCCTGTCGGCCGGGGTGCGGGTGAGGGGCGTATGCGTGGACCGCGGCGCCCGCCTGAGCGACCACGCCCCACTCACCGGCTGGGTAGAACGATCCTGAGGGCCGGGCGCCCTGCCCTTGCTTCCTGGACAGGACGCCCAGCACCAGAACAACACGACGTCGCCACAGCCGCCGGCAGCGCACGGACTATGCATCTTTCTCCCTTCGAATCAAGGCGGTGCGCACCAATGGTTTAAGCGACGCCATATGTCTGCCAAGCGCTCAGGGTGCGTAAAGGTCGCGTCAGGCGGGCCGTGTTATGCTGCCTGTGCTGCCGGGTACAGGACAGCGCCCCCACACAGACGCCTGCGGGGCAGTGGTGAAACAGGCGCGGCCCGAGTGAAGCGAAAAACCAGTTCCCGGGGGCCGAGGGGGACAGTAGCAGCGCGTCAGCACGTCAAGGCTGGCCTGCTCCACCCCACAGACAACAGCCTCCGGGCGCGTCCTGAACACCCAGGTGCGTTCATGCCAAGAGTGAAAAAACAAGGTGAGGTGCCGGTCGAAGCTGTGACTGACGCCCCATCCGCCGAACAACCCAAACAGACCTCAGGCCAGCGGCGCCGAAACAAGGCCGCCGCGCCACCACAGACGGAGGACACCGTTACGACCAAGAAATCTACCGCCAGACGCGGTCAGGCAACGCCAGCAGCTGAGCCCGCAACGGATGCTCCCACGACCCGGCGCCGCAGAAGCGCTGCCGCTCAGGCACCTGTTGATCAGGCACCCGCAGAAGTGGCGCCGGCCAAACGTGGCCGGACGGCTCGCAGAACAGCAGGGCCTGTCACAGCAACCGAAGTGCCGGCTGCCACAAATCCCGAACCCAAGGTAAATGCGCCCGTAAAACGGGGCCGCAAACCTAGAGCCGCCCTACCGCAGGTTGAAGCCACCCCTGCTGCAGTGCAGGAAGAATCTGCGGCTGGACACCCGGTTCCCCCGGAGCCGGTGGTGGACGAGCCGGCAGCGCAGCTGCCTGCGCCTGCCCCCGTCAAGGCACGCCGGGGCCGTCCTTCCAAGCCTGTCCAGGAAACCCCTGTGGTCGATTCCTTAAGTGAAGCGCAGGAGCCGGTGGCCAGCACCGGGCCAGTGCCGGACTCAGCGGGACCGGCTGCGCCGATCAAGCGCGGACGCAAAACGCGCAACAGGGCGGCGGAGCCCACGCCGGCACTGGCCGATGCCGAACCCGTTGAAGTCCCCGACAGCGTCGTGACTCCCGAGCCTGTGATTCTGGAAGTGCCCAAGCGCCGGGGCCGCCCCCGCAAGAGCGTTCCGGCCCCGGTAGCGGAGCTCGATGGTGTGGAGCCGGTTAACACGCCGGACGCTCCGGCAGTGGTGGTCCGCACAGCCACGGAAGTGGACGAGGCTCAGGAACCGCTGGTGGACGTGGCCGAGGTGAACGCTGGCGTGAGCGCGCCAGAGGTGGTCACCGATCTGCCCACCCCGCGCGAAAGCTCCCGCAAGGGCAAGTCGCGCCGCGGGGCGCAGGCTGCCCCGGAGCCCGCAGCCACTCTGGCCCAGCCCGAAGAAATCCCTGCCGCTGCCGATGTACCGGAAGCTGACGATGAGGACCTGTCGGAAGACACCGATCCAGCCCAGTCACTGGTCGTGGCGCAGTTGCGCAAGCTGGGCCGCCCGGTGCACGTGCGCGACCTGGAGCGTACCTTCACGCGCCAGATGATGAATCGTCTGGGCGACTGGCGCGACCTGGAAGTCCTGCTTGAGACCCTGGTGGAATCCGGCACGGTGGTCCGGACCCGCCGGCGCACCTACGGGCTGCCTGAGGCGATGAGCCTGGTGCGCGGCAAGTTCCAGGCCTCCGCGGCGGGCTTTGGCTTCGTTGTACCGGATTCCGGCGGCGAGGACTACTACATCCCGGCCGAGCAGACCCTGGAAGCCTGGAATGGCGACATCGTGCTGGTCCGTATGGAAGGACGGGGCGACAGTGGCCGGGGCGGCGGCCCACGACGCGGTCAGCGCGGCGACGGCAATCCGCGCGCCTCGGTGGTGCGCATCGTGCAGCGTGCCTACTCCAAGCTGGTGGGTACTCTGGAATTCCATCACGGGCACCCGATTCTCAAGCCCGACGACCACCGCGCACGTCACCGCATCCTGGTACTGCCCGAGGGGCTCGAAGGCTTGCAGGCCGG is a window from the Deinococcus malanensis genome containing:
- a CDS encoding 50S ribosomal protein L25/general stress protein Ctc, whose translation is MELNAKPRKSQEKLAEGLIPAVAYNKEKNVSFTLDRKAFDRAFRQQSTTGLFDIAVEGGETFPALVKTVQMDKRRRRPIHVDFYMVTYGEPIEVSVPVHTTGKSQGEIMGGLVDIVLHNLSIVAPGPRRIPQELTVDVSRLNIGDHVTAGDVKLPEGCKLAVAEDSVVISVLPPRMTAEEAEAETQAAQVAGLVAAGELSEEAAAAVLEGDATIEEIKAEAHADEGTQATEDSTEEGQQ
- the efp gene encoding elongation factor P; protein product: MISVTELRNGTKVEMDGGLWECLDYSHLKMGRGGAKVVTKFRNMETGSIVDRTFNSGEKLQDIYVEGKKMQYLYKDGADYMFMDMDTFEQVTLPPSLVGDAAKFMKENTEVEVAMYGEKALTITLPNQVILKIVETDPGVRGDTVSGGTKPAKLETGAVVQVPLFVEQDTNVKVDTRTGQYLSRA
- the accB gene encoding acetyl-CoA carboxylase biotin carboxyl carrier protein, yielding MNPEDLKKILDALSVADVREFSLSTGSFAMDLKRGPQAVSYPSPAPSVPAPVFMSGAGHAPAAPAAPTPAAPAADSAPALPAAATPAPEAEAAPAPAKPVSAGTPVKAPIVGTFYASSSPDAPPYVKVGDTVQAGQVLCIIEAMKLMNEIEAEQGGTVREILVKNAEPVEYGQTLFIIE
- the accC gene encoding acetyl-CoA carboxylase biotin carboxylase subunit — translated: MFKKILIANRGEIALRVIRTARELGVKTVVVYSTADEKSLPVLLADESVCVGPPASNQSYLNIPNILSAALMTGAEGIHPGYGFMAENPDFAEMCREHGIVFIGPTPESMRALGSKAGGREIAAASNVPVVPGTGVLEDVDAALLAAKQIGYPVLLKASAGGGGRGQKVIRTQEELAKGFAQAQEEARLYFGDPAIIMEKFLEEFRHVEVQVMGDGNGHVIHIGERDCSIQRRNQKLIEEAPSTLPDTLRQEILDAGVRLARHVNYAGAGTLEFIVDRDGNYYFMEMNTRIQVEHCVSEMISGLDFVKLQLEIASGHGLALQQEDVKLQGHSIECRLNAEDPDKDFRPAAGKIDDVHFAGGPGVRVDSHCYSGYVIPPHYDSLIGKLIVHHDDREQAITRMKRALEETVIQGPKTTIPLYVKIMDNPFYKRGAVMTNFLKTRMEM
- a CDS encoding class I SAM-dependent methyltransferase, giving the protein MTLAMRDALCSRLGGVNWPGGPLLELLDLPATATVLDVGAGTGLLLRELAARGHDGPLEGLDPHAGPGVRPGHAEQLPYPSGTFDAVLLVRTLSHLPSPLRAMAEAQRVLRACGQLIVAAHGPGHLAATWRALGRPASGRGPDTPLREALQGSGLTAMRLDARIPVQVTAAHAHQLVEASGLKIHVNSQRFPVQDSLHLTTYIARLS
- a CDS encoding dioxygenase family protein yields the protein MQERPGQNHDLEDDDLPVGQVLSRRHALRLFGLAGGAALAGGMTLARQVAPGRPAPPATGLPGCVVRPQSAQGPFFTDERLRRRDIRTDTRSGRSAAGVPLTLNFQVSRVGLRVCEPRAGVVVDVWHCDALGRYSDVNDPGADTRGQTFLRGYQTTNAQGRCSFQTIYPGWYRGRAVHIHYRLRTLDARGQVSGDFVSQLFFAESLSDQVHALEPYRQKGRRDTLNSTDGLYRNGGNQMLVRATGTPQRGLVATFDVGLNLS
- a CDS encoding exodeoxyribonuclease III; its protein translation is MTSAASSFPAGLKVTTLNVNGLRSALRKGLRDWVTRETPDVLLLQEVRADPMPEALGDLGYAGAWFPAQKAGYSGVAVLSRHPLDDVLTGMPHKEMDAEGRVVSAVVQGVRFVSVYLPSGSSGEARQGFKDRVLDDYHAWVQSMLTRGTPVVIGGDYNIAHRQVDLKNWRSNQKNSGFLPHEREWMTAHLSAGLVDCHRDCLGEVAEYTWWSNRGNAYANNVGWRIDYLLSAGVRVRGVCVDRGARLSDHAPLTGWVERS